A single Gemmatimonadales bacterium DNA region contains:
- a CDS encoding rhomboid family intramembrane serine protease: protein MNSTPYSRVTPWVGRLIIANAVVLLLLLTLLTSPEIVAQLEFSPANALARPWTFITYMFVHGGLLHLAGNMLMLFIFGSAVEHRMGSRAFILYYLYCGVGAAVFALGLSGFMPVAPFIGASGAILGLGLAFAMFWPDAELILFPIPIPVRARTFVALLALLDVAGALYFNDGIAHLAHLGGLAFGYAFFRLQFLSRRGTAPSPQPVERVVVVQSGAPEAMRSAAAPEPRYPRRHSAGDAVAAELDRVLDKISAQGLDSLTPAERRFLDEVARRKKQEH from the coding sequence ATGAATTCCACGCCGTATTCGCGTGTCACTCCCTGGGTGGGCCGGCTCATCATCGCCAATGCGGTGGTGCTGCTGCTGCTGCTCACGCTGCTCACCTCGCCGGAAATCGTCGCCCAGCTCGAGTTCTCGCCGGCCAACGCGCTCGCGCGGCCGTGGACCTTCATCACCTACATGTTCGTCCACGGCGGCCTCCTACACCTCGCCGGCAACATGCTCATGCTCTTCATCTTCGGCTCGGCCGTCGAGCACCGGATGGGGAGCCGCGCGTTCATCCTCTATTATCTCTACTGCGGCGTCGGAGCGGCGGTCTTCGCGCTTGGCCTGTCGGGCTTCATGCCGGTGGCGCCGTTCATCGGCGCATCGGGCGCCATCCTGGGTCTGGGGCTCGCGTTCGCGATGTTCTGGCCCGACGCCGAGCTCATCCTCTTCCCGATCCCCATTCCCGTCCGCGCCCGGACCTTCGTGGCCCTGCTCGCATTGCTCGACGTGGCCGGCGCGCTCTACTTCAACGATGGCATCGCGCACCTGGCGCACCTGGGCGGGCTCGCCTTCGGTTATGCGTTCTTCCGCCTGCAGTTCCTCTCGCGCCGCGGCACGGCGCCGTCGCCCCAGCCGGTCGAGCGAGTGGTCGTGGTGCAGTCGGGCGCGCCGGAGGCGATGCGGTCGGCCGCCGCGCCCGAGCCGCGCTACCCGCGCCGCCATTCGGCCGGCGATGCCGTCGCCGCCGAACTCGATCGCGTCCTCGACAAGATCAGCGCCCAGGGCCTCGACAGCCTCACCCCCGCTGAGCGCCGGTTCCTCGACGAAGTCGCCCGCCGGAAGAAGCAGGAGCACTGA
- a CDS encoding energy transducer TonB, which yields MIRAIPAAGLALPLAALTFAAACTRRDDGTMRLPFDRPARAQLVDGPPVALNAESPVVYPPAMLQQGVDATVVLRLYATAEGALVPESTRVAESSGYPALDSAAVAAAPALRFAPALRNGDSVAATFLQPVRFRHAQGGR from the coding sequence ATGATCCGCGCCATTCCGGCGGCGGGGCTCGCGCTACCGCTCGCCGCGCTCACCTTCGCCGCCGCCTGCACCCGCCGCGACGACGGCACTATGCGCCTGCCGTTCGACCGGCCGGCACGCGCGCAGCTCGTGGATGGGCCGCCCGTGGCGCTCAACGCCGAGTCGCCCGTGGTATATCCGCCGGCAATGCTGCAGCAGGGCGTCGATGCCACCGTGGTGCTCCGGCTGTACGCTACCGCAGAGGGTGCGCTCGTGCCGGAGTCCACCCGTGTCGCCGAGTCGAGCGGATATCCGGCGCTCGACTCTGCCGCCGTCGCCGCGGCACCCGCCCTCCGGTTCGCGCCCGCGCTCCGCAACGGCGACTCGGTGGCGGCGACGTTCCTGCAGCCCGTCCGTTTCCGTCACGCCCAGGGGGGAAGGTAG
- a CDS encoding pyridoxal-phosphate dependent enzyme — MREPQHRGPYESVLDTIGWTPLIRLQRVAAGIRTPVYGKAEYANPGGSVKDRIGLAIIEAAEARGALKPGGTIVEATSGNTGVGLAMAGAIRGYRCIFAMPDKMSQEKVRLLKAYGAEVVVTPTAVPPDHPDHYRNKARQIVRETPGAILADQYFNPVNPEVHYRTTGPEIWEQTGGRITHFVAAAGTGGTVSGAARFLKEKNPAIRVISGDPVGSVYASVAREGAPGPSAPYKVEGIGGDEVPGNVWFQYIDEFRSLNDRTALTMARRLAREDGILAGGSSGLNVALALDVARELGDPDALVVTILCDSGERYLSKVFNDEWMQENQMLDSPRVVVEQLLAKRRPGAPALVSVAPNAMVRQALNLMNTWDVSQIPVVEEGDAVGTLIEATLMTRALSQPSLLDRPVREVMEPPLPVIESHFPTDRLGQMLTRESPAALVRKDGQLVGIVSRYDVLQQLIATR; from the coding sequence ATGCGAGAGCCGCAGCATCGCGGTCCGTACGAGTCGGTGCTCGACACCATCGGCTGGACGCCGCTCATCCGGCTGCAACGGGTGGCCGCCGGCATTCGGACGCCGGTGTACGGCAAGGCGGAGTACGCCAACCCGGGTGGCTCGGTCAAGGACCGGATCGGGCTCGCGATCATCGAGGCGGCCGAGGCGCGCGGCGCGCTCAAGCCCGGCGGCACGATCGTCGAGGCGACGAGCGGCAACACCGGCGTCGGCCTCGCCATGGCCGGCGCGATCCGCGGCTACCGCTGCATCTTCGCGATGCCCGACAAGATGTCGCAGGAAAAGGTGCGGCTGCTCAAGGCGTATGGCGCCGAAGTAGTCGTGACCCCCACTGCGGTCCCGCCTGACCACCCAGATCACTACCGTAACAAGGCCCGGCAGATCGTGCGCGAGACGCCGGGCGCCATCCTCGCCGATCAGTACTTCAATCCGGTGAACCCCGAGGTGCACTACCGCACTACGGGCCCCGAGATCTGGGAGCAGACCGGCGGACGAATCACGCATTTCGTGGCCGCGGCCGGCACCGGCGGCACCGTGAGCGGCGCCGCGCGCTTCCTCAAGGAAAAGAATCCCGCGATCCGTGTCATCTCCGGCGACCCGGTGGGCTCGGTCTATGCCTCCGTCGCCAGGGAGGGCGCGCCGGGTCCGTCCGCACCCTACAAGGTGGAGGGGATCGGCGGCGACGAAGTGCCGGGCAACGTCTGGTTTCAGTACATCGATGAGTTCCGCTCGCTCAACGACCGCACCGCGCTCACCATGGCGCGCCGGCTCGCCCGCGAGGACGGCATTCTCGCCGGCGGGTCGTCCGGCCTCAACGTGGCGCTGGCACTCGATGTGGCGCGCGAGCTGGGCGACCCGGACGCGCTGGTGGTCACCATCCTCTGCGACAGCGGCGAGCGCTATCTCTCCAAGGTGTTCAACGACGAGTGGATGCAGGAGAATCAGATGCTCGATTCGCCCCGCGTGGTGGTCGAGCAGCTTCTCGCCAAGCGGCGCCCCGGGGCGCCCGCGCTCGTGAGCGTGGCGCCCAATGCGATGGTGCGCCAGGCACTCAACCTCATGAACACCTGGGACGTGAGTCAGATTCCGGTGGTGGAGGAGGGTGACGCCGTGGGCACCCTGATCGAAGCCACCCTCATGACCCGCGCACTCTCCCAGCCTTCCCTGCTCGATCGCCCCGTGCGCGAGGTGATGGAGCCGCCGCTCCCCGTGATCGAGTCGCACTTCCCCACCGATCGGCTGGGCCAGATGCTCACCCGTGAGAGCCCGGCCGCGCTGGTGCGGAAAGACGGGCAACTCGTCGGCATCGTGAGCCGGTACGACGTCCTGCAGCAACTGATCGCGACGCGATGA
- a CDS encoding DUF2268 domain-containing putative Zn-dependent protease (predicted Zn-dependent protease with a strongly conserved HExxH motif), with product MLINLLPDFLAVLDAADPEAAYQRYHDAHRAVLDAYWRNYVLDPDGAHADEVIAHALRARRDDLRELAASVNLVSLAEEALAQAEAVLRIDRPCDCYLMVGMGGANAGELVVNGRGIAFVCLEHFTGRANAESYGMGLPPDLIPLWLAHELAHVVRYTSPESGSEMRRLVSDAAGTYDYWQTGSRATLRELLVNEGLAVHASRALAPGFDAADYFGYPRRQYHRLRELDAFLRRAVEPDLDRAALGLRLRYLSGGMSPAARLVSGRVVPERSGYYLGYRMAEALVSERGLAAALRAPVGEFQAAEDAARGMQTA from the coding sequence GTGCTGATCAATCTGCTGCCGGATTTCCTCGCGGTACTCGACGCCGCGGACCCCGAAGCCGCCTATCAACGCTATCACGACGCGCACCGAGCGGTGCTCGACGCGTACTGGCGCAACTATGTGCTCGACCCCGACGGCGCGCACGCTGACGAGGTGATCGCGCACGCCTTGCGCGCCCGGCGCGACGACCTGCGCGAGCTGGCCGCGTCGGTCAACCTGGTGTCGCTCGCCGAGGAGGCCCTCGCGCAGGCGGAGGCGGTGCTGCGCATCGATCGGCCCTGCGACTGCTATCTGATGGTCGGAATGGGCGGCGCCAACGCCGGTGAGCTGGTCGTGAACGGCCGCGGCATTGCGTTCGTCTGCCTCGAGCACTTTACCGGCCGCGCCAACGCCGAATCGTACGGCATGGGGCTTCCGCCCGATCTCATTCCGCTCTGGCTGGCGCACGAGCTGGCGCACGTGGTGCGCTACACCTCGCCGGAGAGCGGGAGCGAGATGCGGCGGCTCGTGTCCGACGCGGCCGGTACGTACGACTACTGGCAGACCGGCAGTCGCGCAACGCTGCGCGAGCTTCTCGTCAACGAGGGCCTCGCGGTGCACGCCTCACGCGCCCTTGCTCCCGGCTTCGATGCCGCCGACTACTTCGGCTACCCTCGGCGCCAGTATCATCGCCTGCGCGAACTGGACGCCTTTCTCCGCCGCGCCGTCGAGCCCGACCTCGACCGCGCCGCGCTCGGGCTCCGGCTGCGTTATCTCTCCGGCGGCATGAGCCCGGCGGCCCGGCTCGTGAGTGGACGCGTGGTGCCCGAGCGGTCGGGCTATTACCTGGGATACCGCATGGCCGAGGCGCTGGTGTCGGAGCGCGGCCTTGCCGCTGCCCTCCGGGCGCCGGTCGGCGAGTTCCAGGCGGCCGAGGATGCCGCGCGAGGCATGCAGACGGCATGA
- the mnmE gene encoding tRNA uridine-5-carboxymethylaminomethyl(34) synthesis GTPase MnmE produces the protein MLHDPIVALATPPGRSALAVVRLSGRGALDVAARVIDGFRVAPARRATLADFRAADGTTIDRGLYTVFPGPASYTGDDLVELSCHGGLAAPAQLVAALVSAGARPAHAGEFTRRAVLNGKLDLLQAEGVADLIDATAPAQASAAIGQLEGGLSRRLAALRESLVGVQALLSYDIDFPGEDDGTVPAERIAAALDGASGHIDRLLATAPAGERVREGALLVFAGRPNVGKSSLFNALLGVERALVTEVPGTTRDAVEAHTDFLGWPVRLADTAGLRDASDGVERLGVEVSRRYLAAADLVLLCAEAGRPLAPDEAAIAAERPVLVVRTKADLAPAGAGELAVSAPTGVGLDDVRHRAAERIFGNRLALADLEPALTRERHRVALDRARTALAEARPHLARQEGDPVLAAHHVRQAVSALDELIGTVDVEEVLGAVFAGFCVGK, from the coding sequence ATGCTTCACGATCCGATCGTGGCACTCGCGACGCCGCCCGGCCGCTCTGCGCTCGCGGTCGTGCGGCTGAGCGGTCGGGGCGCCCTCGACGTTGCCGCGCGCGTGATCGATGGGTTTCGCGTTGCTCCGGCGCGACGGGCCACGCTCGCCGACTTTCGTGCGGCCGATGGAACCACCATTGACCGCGGGCTTTACACCGTCTTTCCCGGCCCCGCGAGCTATACCGGCGACGACCTCGTCGAGCTTTCGTGCCATGGCGGCCTTGCCGCGCCGGCGCAGCTCGTGGCGGCCCTCGTCTCCGCGGGGGCGCGCCCAGCCCACGCCGGCGAATTCACCCGGCGTGCGGTCCTGAACGGCAAGCTCGACCTCCTCCAAGCCGAAGGGGTGGCCGATCTCATCGACGCGACCGCGCCGGCACAGGCCAGCGCCGCGATCGGCCAACTCGAGGGCGGCCTCTCCCGCCGGCTTGCGGCACTCCGCGAGAGCCTCGTCGGCGTCCAGGCGCTCCTGAGCTACGACATCGACTTTCCCGGCGAGGACGACGGCACCGTGCCGGCCGAGCGAATCGCCGCGGCGCTCGACGGCGCGTCCGGGCACATCGACCGCCTGCTTGCCACCGCGCCCGCGGGCGAGCGGGTCCGCGAAGGCGCGCTGCTGGTCTTTGCGGGGCGCCCGAACGTCGGCAAATCCTCGCTCTTCAACGCGCTGCTCGGCGTCGAGCGGGCTCTTGTGACCGAAGTGCCCGGCACCACCCGTGACGCCGTCGAGGCCCACACTGACTTCCTCGGCTGGCCCGTGCGCCTGGCCGACACGGCCGGTCTCCGGGATGCGTCCGACGGGGTGGAGCGCTTGGGCGTCGAAGTGAGCCGCCGCTACCTCGCCGCCGCCGATCTGGTGCTCCTCTGCGCCGAAGCGGGCCGCCCACTCGCGCCGGACGAGGCGGCGATCGCGGCCGAGCGGCCCGTGCTCGTGGTGCGCACCAAGGCGGATCTCGCGCCTGCCGGCGCGGGCGAGCTCGCGGTGTCGGCGCCGACCGGTGTGGGCCTCGACGACGTGCGCCACCGCGCGGCGGAGCGCATCTTCGGCAATCGACTCGCCCTCGCCGACCTCGAGCCCGCGCTCACCCGCGAGCGTCACCGCGTGGCGCTCGACCGAGCCCGCACCGCGCTCGCCGAGGCGCGCCCGCACCTCGCACGGCAGGAGGGCGACCCGGTGCTCGCCGCCCATCACGTGCGCCAGGCGGTCTCGGCGCTTGACGAGTTGATCGGAACGGTGGATGTGGAGGAAGTGCTGGGGGCAGTCTTCGCGGGCTTCTGCGTGGGCAAGTGA
- a CDS encoding CDGSH iron-sulfur domain-containing protein — MIGDGAIERASDSCEPTEPRPVTATWKPAGPVVIEGVIVVRNNEGTVLTPPPTKVPGQVKFCGCGRSQTKPFCDGSHKR; from the coding sequence ATGATCGGAGATGGCGCAATCGAGCGCGCGAGCGATTCCTGCGAGCCCACCGAACCCCGTCCCGTCACCGCCACCTGGAAGCCGGCGGGGCCGGTCGTGATCGAAGGCGTGATCGTGGTGCGCAACAACGAAGGCACCGTGCTGACGCCGCCGCCGACCAAGGTACCGGGCCAGGTGAAGTTCTGCGGGTGCGGCCGCTCCCAGACGAAGCCGTTCTGCGATGGGAGCCACAAGCGATAG
- a CDS encoding D-alanine--D-alanine ligase, which produces MRVTVLTGGTSAERDVALASAVQVVAALRARGHDVAVVDTARGYIPEADEASLRGTVGVEPPPVEQLRALERGVLLSGLGNMPVVRDADVLFLALHGGRGEDGSIQALLEMVGVPYTGSGRLGSAIAMDKDVSKHLFRAAGVPTPDWRMAPVTAREAGEQLGWPLVVKPSKQGSTVGLTVVKHPADLDAAVSVALRYDDEVMLERFVAGRELTMGILEGRPLAVGEIIPRHEIFDYECKYTPGMSQEIFPAEVSAAVAAETSRLALLAHDGLKLGGYSRVDFRLTPQGELFCLEVNTLPGLTATSLLPQAARAVGIEFPELCERICRIAHPPGPHRTSPASAA; this is translated from the coding sequence ATGCGCGTAACCGTTCTCACCGGCGGCACCTCGGCTGAGCGGGACGTGGCCCTCGCGTCGGCCGTGCAGGTCGTGGCCGCCCTCCGCGCCCGCGGCCACGACGTGGCCGTGGTGGATACGGCCCGCGGCTACATCCCGGAGGCGGACGAAGCCTCGCTCCGCGGGACCGTGGGCGTCGAGCCCCCGCCGGTCGAGCAGCTCCGGGCACTCGAGCGGGGGGTACTGTTGTCCGGACTCGGCAACATGCCGGTGGTACGCGACGCCGATGTCCTCTTTCTCGCCCTCCACGGAGGCCGGGGTGAGGATGGCTCGATCCAGGCGCTGCTCGAGATGGTGGGGGTGCCCTACACCGGCAGCGGCCGCCTCGGCAGCGCCATCGCAATGGACAAGGATGTCTCGAAGCATCTATTCCGGGCCGCCGGCGTGCCCACGCCCGACTGGCGCATGGCGCCCGTCACAGCGCGCGAGGCGGGCGAGCAGCTAGGGTGGCCCCTGGTGGTGAAGCCGTCGAAGCAGGGCTCCACGGTCGGGCTCACAGTGGTGAAGCATCCGGCCGACCTCGACGCCGCCGTGTCCGTGGCGCTCCGGTACGACGACGAGGTCATGCTCGAGCGCTTCGTGGCCGGGCGGGAGCTTACCATGGGGATTCTGGAGGGTCGCCCGCTCGCGGTGGGAGAGATTATTCCACGGCATGAAATTTTCGACTATGAGTGCAAGTACACGCCCGGCATGTCGCAAGAGATCTTCCCGGCCGAGGTTTCGGCGGCGGTCGCAGCCGAAACCAGCCGGCTGGCGCTCCTGGCCCACGACGGCCTGAAGCTCGGAGGCTACTCCCGGGTGGACTTTCGCTTGACACCACAGGGCGAACTCTTCTGTTTAGAAGTGAACACGCTGCCCGGTCTCACCGCGACGAGTCTGCTGCCGCAGGCGGCCCGGGCGGTCGGCATCGAGTTCCCCGAGCTGTGTGAGCGGATCTGCCGGATCGCGCACCCGCCGGGGCCTCACCGAACCAGCCCGGCATCGGCGGCGTAG